The following is a genomic window from Amycolatopsis acidiphila.
CCGCGGGACAGCTTCAGGCCCTCCCACGGCAGGCTGATCAGGCAGTACCGCAGCCGCTCGCGCGCGTCGTCGAGACCGGGCACGTCGTCCACCGGCTGTCCGGCGCTCATCAGCGGGATCTGCAGCGGCCGGTCGTACTGGCCCAGCTCGACCTGGGCCTTCGTCGGGTAGACGACCTCCTCGAGCGCGGTACCGGTCGGCTTGTGCCGTCGCAGCGCGGTTTTCTGCCCGCCGCGGGAAGCCTTGTTCTCGCTGCGCTTCGCGACCGGACGGCCGTCGACCTCGACCAGCTTGTAGACCATGCCCGCGGTCGGCGCGCCCGAGCCGGTGACCACCGAGGTGCCGACCCCGTAGGCGTCCACCGGTTCCGCGCGCAGTGACGCGATCGCGTACTCGTCGAGGTCGCCGGAGACGACGATGCGGGTGTCGCGCGCGCCGAGCGAGTCGAGCTGCTCGCGGGCCTTGCGCGCCAGGACACCGACGTCACCGGAGTCGATCCGGATCGCACCCAGCTCGGGCCCGGCGACGTGGACGGCCGTCTCGATGCCCTTCGTGATGTCGTAGGTGTCCACCAGCAGGGTGGTGTCCGTGCCCATCTTCTCGATCTGCGCGCGGAAGGCGTCCTCCTCGCTGTCGTGCAGCAACATGAACGCGTGCGCGACGGTCCCGCGGGTCGGGATGCCGTAGCGGCGCCCAGCCTCGAGGTTCGACGTGGCGGCGAACCCGGCGAGGTAGGCGGACCGCGCGGCCGCGACGGCCGAGTACTCCTGCGTGCGGCGGCTGCCCATCTCGATGATCGGCCTGCCGTGCGCGGCGGCGGACATCCGCGCGGCGGCCGAGGCGATCGCGCTGTCGTGGTTGAGGATCGACAGCACCAGCGTCTCCAGCAGGACGGCTTCGTTGAAGCTGCCGCGGACCGTCAGCACGGGGGAGCCGGGGAAGTACAGCTCGCCCTCGGGGTAGCCCTCGATGTCGCCGGTGAACTCGTAATCGGCCAGCCACGCGAGCGTCTCGTCGTCGACGACCCCGGTCGAGCCGAGCTGGGCGATTTCGGCGTCGGTGAACCGGAAGTCCGCGATCGCGTCGATGACGCGGCCGGTGCCGGCGACCACCCCGTAGCGACGGCCGTCGGGCAGCCGGCGGGCGAACACCTCGAACACGCACGGCCGGTCGCCCGTCCCGTCGGCCAGCGCACTGCCCAGCATCGTCAGTTCGTAGTGGTCGGTGAGCAGTGCTGTGCTGCCCTGAGTCTCGGGAGACGACATGTGGTCAGGCTATTAGGTAGTTGCCTCGCACACCTCATCACCCGAACGGACGGACCGCCCGGCCACGAGATGCCGCTTCCGTGACAACATGTCGGTATGACCACGCCTGTCGATGCCGAACAGACGCGGGTTGAGCCAGCCGGGGCCGAACTGGTCGCCGAGGACAGACCGTGGCAGACCGTCGTCTGGAACGACCCGGTCAACCTGATGTCGTACGTGACGTACGTGTTCCAGAAGCTGTTCGGGTACAGCCGGGACCACGCCACGAAGCTGATGCTGGACGTGCACCACAAGGGCCGGGCCATCGTGTCGTCCGGTTCCAAGGACAAGGTCGAAGGCGACGTCACCAAACTCCACGCCGCGGGGCTGTGGGCGACGATGGAGCAGCCGTGAAGGCATGGAAGCGCAAGGGCGGCCAGGTGCTCGCCGGGTTCGAGCAGCAGGAGGCCGCCGTGTTGCGCGGGCTGGTGAGCCAGCTCGAGGACATGCTGCAGGCGCGCGCGGAGGAGACCCCGCAGGACCCGCTGGCGGAGCTGACCGGCATCAAGACCGGGCCCTCCGAGTCGCCCGACGACCCGGTGCTGTCGCGGCTGCTGCCCGACTACCACAAGCTCGACCCGGACAACCCGACCAAGGAGGACCTCGACTCGGCGGGCGCGCTGCGGTCGATCCACGAGCCCGAGCTCCTCGATGCCAAGGTCGGCGTGGCGCAGGTCGTGATGGAGACGCTGCCGCGCGACGGCGGCAACGTGCGGCTCACCGTCGAGCAGGCGGACGCGTGGCTGTCCGCGATCAACGACGTGCGGCTCGCGCTGGGCACCGCGCTCGACGTCTCCGAGGACATGCCCGACGAGCTGCCCGAGGACGACCCGCGGTCCCCGCACCTCGGCGTCTACCACTGGCTCACCTACGTGCAGGAGAGCCTCGTCGACGCGCTGACCGCGTGATCACCGACGTGCCGGGCGTGCTCGTCGGCCACCACGAGCGGATCGAGCCCGGCTGGGCGACCGGCACGACGGTGGTCCTCGTGCCCGACGGCGCGACCGGGGCGGTCGACCAGCGCGGCGGCGCGCCCGGGACGCGCGAGACGAACCTGCTGGAGCCGGAGAACCTGGTGCAGCGGGTGAACGCGATCTGCCTGTCGGGCGGGAGCGCGTACGGCCTCGCCGCGGCCGACGGCGTGATGCGGTGGCTGAGCGAGCGCCACCACGGCTTTCCCGTCGGGGGGCAGCCGCACGAGGTGGTGCCGATCGTGCCGGCGGCGGTGATCTTCGACCTGCCACGCAGTGAGTGGGGCAACCGGCCGGACGCGTCCTTCGGGTACGCGGCCTGCGAAGCGGCCACCGCCGGCCCGGTCGCGCAGGGCACCGTCGGCGCGGGCTCGGGTGCGGTCGCCGGCTCGCTCAAGGGCGGGGTCGGCAGCGTGAGCGAGGTCGTCTACGGCTGCACGGTGGGGGCGCTCGCGGTGGTCAACGCTGCCGGTGAAGCGGTCTCGGCGGGCACGGGTGTGCCGTTCGCCGCGGACCACGAGGTCGGCGGGGAGTTCGGGGTGCGCTGGCCCGCGCGGGCGGTGTCCCTGCCGCTCGCGCCGACCGACCTGAACACGACGGTCGGCGTGGTGGCGGTCGACGCGGCCCTGTCGAAGGCGGAGTGCCGGCGGCTCGCCGTCGCCGCCCAGGACGGCCTGGCGCGCGCGGTCCGCCCGGCGCACACGATGTTCGACGGGGACACGGTGTTCGCCCTGGCCACGGGTGCGCGTGAGCTGCCCGCGGGTAGCGGTCCCTTCGGCGAAGCCCCCCGCGCGGCGGCGCTGGACGCGCTCTGTTCGGCCGCGGCGCGGGTCTTCGCCCGCGCCATGGTGCACGGCCTGCTGTCCGCCGAGACGGCCGCGGGCGTCCCCGCCTACCGGGACGTGTGGCCGGAGGCGTTCGCCCGGTAACAGCCCGTGCTGAGTCTCACTCTGTGAACACCCGGTGTCCGGCCCGTAAGATGACGGGCGTGCTTCGGATCCGCCGTGAACTGGTTGACGAGATCGTCGCGCACGCGCGCCGGGACCACCCGGACGAGGCGTGCGGCGTGATCGCGGGCCCCGAGGGCTCCGACCGGCCCGTCCGGTTCATCCCGATGCTCAACGCCGCGCGCTCGCCCACGTTCTACGAGTTCGACTCGGCCGACCTGCTCAAGCTGTACCGCGAGATGGACGCGAACGACGAGGTCCCCGTCGTGGTCTACCACTCGCACACCGCCACCGAGGCCTACCCGTCGCGCACCGACGTGTCCTACGCCTCGGAACCGGACGCGCACTACGTGCTGGTCTCCACGAGAGACCCCCAAGAGCACGAGTTCCGCTCGTACCGGATCGTCGACGGCGTGATCACCGAGGAGCCCGTCGAGGTCGTCGACGCGGAATAACGCGAACGTCCCCAACGTCTGCCCTAGAGAACCCAAGCGGAGGTAGTGAACAATGGCCGTGACCGTGTCCATCCCGACCATCCTGCGTACGCACACCGGCGGCGAGAAGGCCGTCGAGGCGTCCGGCAAGACGGTGCTCGAGGTGATCGACGACGTCGAGTCCCGGCACGGCGGCCTCAAGGCCCGCCTGATCAAAGAGGACAAGCTGCACCGGTTCGTGAACGTCTACGTCAACGACGAGGACGTCCGCTTCGCGGGTGGGCTCGACGCCGAGGTCAAGGACGGCGACACCGTGACGATCCTGCCCGCCGTCGCCGGCGGCGCGCGCTGAGCTGATGGCTCGCTTCGACTCGCTGATCGACGCCCTCGGCGGCACGCCGCTGGTGGGCCTCCCGCGGCTGTCCCCGACGCACGACGTGCGACTGTGGGCCAAGCTGGAGGACCGCAACCCGACCGGCTCGATCAAGGACCGTCCCGCGCTGGCCATGATCGAGGCCGCCGAGCGCGAGGGCAGGCTCCGCCGGGGCTCGACCATCCTGGAGCCGACCTCGGGGAACACCGGCATCTCGCTGGCCATGGCCGCGAAGCTCAAGGGCTACGGGCTGGTGTGCGTGATGCCGGAGAACACCTCCGCCGAGCGCAAGCAGCTGCTGCAGGCCTACGGCGCCCGCATCGTGTTCTCGCCCGCCGCGGGTGGCTCGAACGAGGCCGTGCGCCGGGCGAAGGAGCTGGCGGAGCAGAACCCGGAATGGGTGATGCTCTACCAGTACGGCAACCCCGCGAACGCGGACTCGCACTACCGGAGCACCGGCCCGGAGATCCTCAAGGACCTGCCGACGGTGACCCACTTCGTCGGCGGTCTCGGCACGACGGGCACGCTCGTCGGGGTGGGCCGGTACCTGCACGAGCAGAAGCCGGACGTGCAGATCATCGCGGCCGAGCCGCGGTACGGCGAGCTCGTGTACGGCCTGCGCAACCTCGACGAGGGCTTCGTGCCGGAGCTGTACGACCCGAGCGTGCTCAACGGCCGGTACTCGGTGGGCGCGTACGACGCGTTGCGCCGGACCCGTGAGCTGCTGGAGCACGAAGGCATCTTCGCGGGCATCTCGACCGGTGCGGTCCTGCACGCGGCGCTTGCTGTCGCGGAGAAGGCCGCCGCGAAGGGCGAGCCCGCGGACGTGGCCTTCGTCGTCGCGGATGCCGGCTGGAAGTACCTGTCGACGGGCGCGTACAGCGGCACGCTGGACGAGGCGGCGGC
Proteins encoded in this region:
- a CDS encoding nicotinate phosphoribosyltransferase; this encodes MSSPETQGSTALLTDHYELTMLGSALADGTGDRPCVFEVFARRLPDGRRYGVVAGTGRVIDAIADFRFTDAEIAQLGSTGVVDDETLAWLADYEFTGDIEGYPEGELYFPGSPVLTVRGSFNEAVLLETLVLSILNHDSAIASAAARMSAAAHGRPIIEMGSRRTQEYSAVAAARSAYLAGFAATSNLEAGRRYGIPTRGTVAHAFMLLHDSEEDAFRAQIEKMGTDTTLLVDTYDITKGIETAVHVAGPELGAIRIDSGDVGVLARKAREQLDSLGARDTRIVVSGDLDEYAIASLRAEPVDAYGVGTSVVTGSGAPTAGMVYKLVEVDGRPVAKRSENKASRGGQKTALRRHKPTGTALEEVVYPTKAQVELGQYDRPLQIPLMSAGQPVDDVPGLDDARERLRYCLISLPWEGLKLSRGEPAIPTVFVEEGK
- the clpS gene encoding ATP-dependent Clp protease adapter ClpS; its protein translation is MTTPVDAEQTRVEPAGAELVAEDRPWQTVVWNDPVNLMSYVTYVFQKLFGYSRDHATKLMLDVHHKGRAIVSSGSKDKVEGDVTKLHAAGLWATMEQP
- a CDS encoding DUF2017 domain-containing protein — protein: MKAWKRKGGQVLAGFEQQEAAVLRGLVSQLEDMLQARAEETPQDPLAELTGIKTGPSESPDDPVLSRLLPDYHKLDPDNPTKEDLDSAGALRSIHEPELLDAKVGVAQVVMETLPRDGGNVRLTVEQADAWLSAINDVRLALGTALDVSEDMPDELPEDDPRSPHLGVYHWLTYVQESLVDALTA
- a CDS encoding P1 family peptidase — translated: MITDVPGVLVGHHERIEPGWATGTTVVLVPDGATGAVDQRGGAPGTRETNLLEPENLVQRVNAICLSGGSAYGLAAADGVMRWLSERHHGFPVGGQPHEVVPIVPAAVIFDLPRSEWGNRPDASFGYAACEAATAGPVAQGTVGAGSGAVAGSLKGGVGSVSEVVYGCTVGALAVVNAAGEAVSAGTGVPFAADHEVGGEFGVRWPARAVSLPLAPTDLNTTVGVVAVDAALSKAECRRLAVAAQDGLARAVRPAHTMFDGDTVFALATGARELPAGSGPFGEAPRAAALDALCSAAARVFARAMVHGLLSAETAAGVPAYRDVWPEAFAR
- a CDS encoding Mov34/MPN/PAD-1 family protein produces the protein MLRIRRELVDEIVAHARRDHPDEACGVIAGPEGSDRPVRFIPMLNAARSPTFYEFDSADLLKLYREMDANDEVPVVVYHSHTATEAYPSRTDVSYASEPDAHYVLVSTRDPQEHEFRSYRIVDGVITEEPVEVVDAE
- a CDS encoding MoaD/ThiS family protein, whose amino-acid sequence is MAVTVSIPTILRTHTGGEKAVEASGKTVLEVIDDVESRHGGLKARLIKEDKLHRFVNVYVNDEDVRFAGGLDAEVKDGDTVTILPAVAGGAR
- a CDS encoding PLP-dependent cysteine synthase family protein, with protein sequence MARFDSLIDALGGTPLVGLPRLSPTHDVRLWAKLEDRNPTGSIKDRPALAMIEAAEREGRLRRGSTILEPTSGNTGISLAMAAKLKGYGLVCVMPENTSAERKQLLQAYGARIVFSPAAGGSNEAVRRAKELAEQNPEWVMLYQYGNPANADSHYRSTGPEILKDLPTVTHFVGGLGTTGTLVGVGRYLHEQKPDVQIIAAEPRYGELVYGLRNLDEGFVPELYDPSVLNGRYSVGAYDALRRTRELLEHEGIFAGISTGAVLHAALAVAEKAAAKGEPADVAFVVADAGWKYLSTGAYSGTLDEAAARLDGELWA